The genomic stretch acgggaccgaaaccagccgctctcaggactgcctccaagtatcgatggtctaccctatcaaaggctttcgattgatccaagttgatcagggccccacccatgccaggttcgttaactaccctgtctatgatgtagcgcatcagatggaggttgtcatggatgctccggcccggcacggcgcacgtttgtgtgttgtcgaccagtttctcgatgacaagcgccaacctcttggctaacacctttgtcaaaattttcaggtctgcattgagcagcgtgattggtctaaagttatctataatgtttccttgtttggatctttcttcagcagagttacagctcctcgactcacaaaaccgggtatgctcccgttttgctgccagttgcagtataccgctgccaagacgtctccaaacaagtctggcatacaattgtaaaactcgtagggtagaccatccaaacccggtgatttgtccctcgagcattctgctatcgcttcctgcacttccgccgccgtgatggcaccttcgcagcaccctgcctttcttgtcgagagtcgtggcaggctatgtaggtaggcactgaagtccacactacgttcttgccctccactcgtcccgaacagtcgggcaaaatgctgctgaaaggcctcacacattttacttggctcgagcaattcgcgcccctgttcatctccagtgaccgaatggtggctttgttgccctgttgcgcctctgccacccgggcctctctcgcggctccaacaccttcgttccttagagcacgcatcctagctctgacagcacatccttcgtgtttggcgttgaagtgttggtcgagggccaacctcgccgccaaaacgtcggatgcgatgccgcttctaattgcctcttctagcttcttaactagctcaccctctactctatttctatctatggctagtgctttgctgtacctaatcgcttctgcttttactgctctcttgagggcaaaccaccatttgttgttgatgatggctcccgtcaaagccctctttactagtgtgctaatccggtctctgaaaacttgtctggacgggaatgaggcgttcagtttccagtaccaggaccctgtctatgtgccttatctaagtctagcgtacacgtcaccaatttgtgatccgtgtagctgactgtgtggaattgtggacatcctaagttatccttgtctactgtcctacacagtatcttatctagatacgatctcgacgacccactgcggttgatccatgtccacgttggtgcatttgggtggtcgagtcggtacctgtcagacagttggaatcgtctgagcaggtctctgaggcatttgcatccccttctgtttcatagatacatagatagatagatagatagatagatagatagatagatagatagatagacagatagacagatagacagatagatagatagcacagAATACAATCTACAGATTGTTCTGCTTATAATTCAATTCCTAATTCATCCAGACATATCCAAAAATTATGGTTCTATGAAAGATACACAGGATCGAACTCCGATCTcagattttagaaatataaaaaaaaaatttgtcttttcACATTATTTGAAGAATTTCTCACTTACTGCTATGACTGCCAAACCATCTTTTGGTTTTTTGGTACGTGTGAAATATTGGTTCAATTCCTTGGCCACATGTAATTTGTTATCTTTCGCAGTGTCATTCTAGGAAATtaggagaaaagaaaattattatttactagaagtatcgcccggcgttgctcgggtttgtaagggaaataaccatataagcatttttagagagttatagcgaaaaaatagcaagaaaatgcattaaaaatgggaaaaaatgatggtaatttttttttatcgtagacttatcgtagacgcgcgctaatacccagaagggctcgttaggaagtatcgcccggcgttgctcgggtttgtaaggaaaataaccatataagcatttttagagagttatagccaaaaaatagcaagaaaatgcattaaaaatgggaaaaaaaaaaatgatggtattttttaaaatcgtagacttatcgtagacgcgcgctaatacccagaagggctcgttatgaagtatcgcccggcgttgctcgggtttgtaagggaaataaccatataagcatttttagagagttatagcgaaaatatagcaagaaaatgcattaaaaatgggaaaaaatgatggtaatgtttttaaaatcgtagacttatcgtagtcgcgcgctaatacccagaagggctcgttatgaagtatcgcccggcgttgctcgggtttgtaagggaaataaccatataagcatttttagagagttatagccaaaaaatagcaagaaaatgcattaaaaatgggaaaaaatgatggtaattttttttttatcgtagacttatcgtagacgcgcgctaatacccagaagggctcgttatgaagtatcgcccggcgttgctcgggtttgtaagcatttttagagagttatagccaaaaaatagcaagaaaatacattaaaaatggggaaaaatgatggtaaattttttttaaatcgttgactcatcgtagacatttttagagagttacttcccttatataataacgaaaaaatgcattaaaatgaagaaaatgatggtaaattgtttttaaaatcgtagactcatcgcagacgcgcgttaatacccagaagggctcgatatgaatcactactataagatacccgcttttggttacacagcaccgcaaaatgtgggagtagttaggaatctaaatcgtatgagacagacagcacacaacctcacttttatatataaagaatagcagtatcgcccgtcgttgctcggggttgtaagggaaataactatataagcatttttagagagttatagccaaaaaatagcaaaaaatgcattaaaatggaaaaaataatggtaattttttttaaatcgtagactcatcgtagacgcgcgctaatacccagaaggcctcgatatgaatcacgactataagatacccgcttttggttactctgcaccgcaaaatgtgggagtagttaggaatctaaatcgtatgagacagacagcacaaaacctcacttttatatataaagactagcagtatcgcccggcgttgctcgggtttgtaagggaaataactatataagcatttttagagagctatagcgaaaaaatagcaagaaaatgcattaacaatggggaaaaattatggtaattttttttaaatcgtagacttatcgtagacgcgcgctaatacccagaagggctcgttatgaagtatcgcccggcgttgctcgagtttgtaagggaaataactatataagcatttttagagagttatagcgaaaaaatagcaagaaaatgcattaaaaatgggaaaaaattgtggtaaatttttttttaatcgtagacgcgcgctaatacccagaagggctcgatatgaatcacgactataagatacccggttttggttaaattgcaccgcaaaatgtgggagtagttaggaatctaaatcagaggagacagagtctgacacaacttcatttttatatataactagcagtatcgcccggcgttgctcgggtttgtaagggaaataaccatataagcatttttagagagttatagccaaaaaaatagcaaaaaaatgctataaaaatggggaaaaatgatggtatttttcttttcttaaatcgTAGatttatcgtagacgcgcgctattctctctctccctctcactctctctttctctctctctctttctctctctctctttctctctctttctatctctctttctctctctcattctctctcccgctttctctttctctctcattctccctctctctctctctctctttctctctctctttctctctctcattctctctccccctctctctccgtctctctctttctctctctctctcctctctctctttctctctctctttctctctctctttctctctctctttctctctatctttctctctcttctctctcttttctctctctctctcttctctctctctctcttctctctctctctttaactctctctttctctctcctttctctctctctttctctctctctttctctctccctctctctctttttctctccctttttctctctctctctctcttctctctctctttctctctctctcttcttctctctctcttctctctctctctttctctctctctttaactctctctttctctctctttctctctctttctctctctctctctcttctctctctctctctcttctctctctctctctttctctctctctttaactctctgtttctctctgtttctctctctctttctctctctctctctctctccctttttctctctctctctcgcttctctctctctctctcttctcactctctctctttctctctcctctctctctctttctctctctctttctcccttcctctatCTTAACACAGAAAGCTGTATCTCAAAACGGTTCTAAATAAACTCACAGCAACCCAAGGATGGTCCAAAACCTCGGCAGCGGAGAACCTCATTTCTGGATCTACCTGAAGCATGTGTTCAATCAAGtcctgtataaaaaaaaagaaagaaaatatttcaaatctttacgttctgagttcaaattccaccgaggtcgtctttacctttcatcatttcagggtcgataaataaagtaccagttacgcactggggtcgatataatcgacttaatccgtttgtctgtccttgtttgtcttctcggtgtttagccccttgtgggtagtaaagaaataggtatttcgtctgctgttacgttctgagttcaaattccgccgaggtcgactttacctttcatcatttcagggtcgataaataaagtaccagttacgcactggggtcgatataatcgacttaatccctttgtctgtccttgtttgtcccctccatgtttagcccttgtgggcaataaagaaatatacaattaTTACACATGGGATATTAATGTCTATCAAGTACCCTAGGCGTAGtatagtcgtaggagtggctgtgtgttaagtagattgcttaccaaccacatggttccgagttcagtccaactgcgtggcatcttgggcaagtatcttctactaaagccttgggctgaacaaaatcttgtgagtggatttggtagacggaaactgaaagaagcccgtcgtttatatgtatatatatatgtatatgtgtgtgtgtgtgtgtgtgtgtgtgtgtgtgtgtgtgattgtgtgtgtgtatttgtccccccaacatagcttgacaaccgatgctggtgtgtttacgtccccgtaacgtagcggttcggcaaaatagactgatagaataagtactgggcttacaaaaaaataagtcccgacGTCgagtttctcgactaaaggcggtgctccagcatggccgcagtcaaatgactgaaacatgtaaaagagtaaaagagtatatatatatatatatatatatataaagccttgtgagtggatttggtagacagaaactgaaagaagcccgtcgtatatatgtatatatgtatgtgtgtgtgtgtttgtgtgtctgtgtttgtccccctagcattgcctgacaaccgatgctggtgtgtttacgttcccgtcacttagcggttcggcaaaacagtccgatagaatcagtactgggcttacaaagaataagtcccggggtcgagttgctcgattaaaatggcggtgctccagcatggccgcagtcaaatgacttaaacaagtaaaatagacggaaactgaaagaagcctgtcgtatatatgtatatatatatatataggtgtaggagtggctgtgtggtaagtagcttgctaaccaaccacatggttccgggttcagtcccactgcgtggcatctcgggcaagtgtcttctgctatagccccgggccgaccaatgccttgtgagtggatttggtagacggaaactgaaagaagcctgtcgtatatatgtatatatatataagcgtgtgtgtatatgtttgtgtgtctctgtccttctagcattgcttgacaaccgatgctggtgtatttatgtccccgtcacttagcggttcggcaaaagagaccgatagaataagtactgggcttacaaagaatacgtcgagggggtcgatttgctcgcttaaaggcggtgctccagcatggccgcactcaaatgactgaaacaagtaaaataaaataacatacatataggcacaggagtggctgtgtggtaagtagcttgcttaccaaccacatggttctctgttcagtcccactgcgtggcatattgggcaaatgtcttctgctagagcctcgggccgaccaatgctttgagagtggatttggtagacggaaactgaaagaagcctgtcgtatatatgtatatatatatgtgtgtgtctctgtttgtccccctagcattgcttgacaaccgatgctggtgtgtttacgtgcccgtcacaaaagagactgggcttacaaagaataagtcccggggtcaatttgctcgactaaaaggcggtgctccagcatggccgcagtcaaatgactgaaacaagtaaaagagtaaaagagtatatatatatatatatataaagccttgtgagtggatttggtagacggaaactgaaagaagcccgtcgtatatatatatataggtgtaggagtggctgtgtggtaagtagcttgctaaccaaccacatggttccaggttcagtccctgcgtggcatcttcggcaggtgtcttctgctatagccccgggccgaccaatgccttgtgagtggatttggtagacggaaactgaaagaagcccgtcgtatatatgtatatatataagcgtgtgtgtatatgttgttgtgtctCTGTCcttctagcattacttgacaaccgatgctggttgtgttatgtccccgtcacttagcggttcggcaaaagagacgatagacgatagaataagtacggcttacaaagaataagtccggggtcgagttgctcgattaaaatggcggtgctccagcatggccgcagtcaaaacttTGACTTAAAAGTaaaatagacggaaactgaaagaagcctgtcgtatatatgtatatatatatatataggtgtaggagtggctgtgtggtaagtagcttgctaaccaaccacatggttccgggttcagtcccactgcgtggcatctcgggcaagtgtcttctgctatagccccgggccgaccaatgccttgtgagtggattggtagacggaaactgaaagaagcctgtcgtatatatgtatatatatataagcgtgtgtgtatatgtttgtgtgtctgtccttctagcattgcttgacaaccgatgctggtgtatttatgtccccgtcacttagcggttcggcaaaagagaccgatagaataagtactgggctacaaagaatacgtcgagggggtcgatttgctcgcttaaaggcggtgctccagcatggccgcactcaaatgactgaaacaagtaaaataaaataacatatatataggcacaggagtggctgtgtggtaagtagcttgcttaccaaccacatggttctctgttcagtcccactgcgtggcatattgggcaaatgtcttctgctagagcctcgggccgaccaatgctttgagagtggatttggtagacggaaactgaaagaagcctgtcgtatatatgtatatatatatgtgtgtgtctctgtttgtccccctagcattgcttgacaaccgatgctggtgtgtttacgtgcccgtcacaaaagagactgggcttacaaagaataagtcccggggtcaatttgctcgactaaaaggcggtgctccagcatggccgcagtcaaatgactgaaacaagtaaaagagtaaaagagtatatatatatatatatatataaagccttgtgagtggatttggtagacggaaactgaaagaagcccgtcgtatatatatatataggtgtaggagtggctgtgtggtaagtagcttgctaaccaaccacatggttccaggttcagtcccactgcgtggcatcttcggcaggtgtcttctgctatagccccgggccgaccaatgccttgtgagtggatttggtagacggaaactgaaagaagcccgtcgtatatatgtatatatatataagcgtgtgtgtatatgtttgtgtgtctctgtccttctagcattacttgacaaccgatgctggtgtgtttatgtccccgtcacttagcggttcggcaaaagagaccgatagaataagtactgggcttacaaagaataagtcccggggtcgatttgctcgactaaaagatggtgctccagcatggccgcagtcaaatgactgaaacaagtaaaataaaataacatatatataggcacaggagtggctgtgtggtaagtagcttgcttaccaaccacatggttctctgttcagtcccactgcttggcatattgggcaagtgtcttctgttagagcctcgggccgaccaatgctttgagagtggatttggtagactgaaactgaaagaagcccgtcgtatatatgtatatatatatgtgtgtgtctctgtttgtccccctagcattgcttgacaaccgatgctggtgtgtttacgtgccagtCACAAAagagactgggcttacaaaggatacgtcccgggggtcgatttgctcgcttaaaggcggtgctccagcatggccgcagtcaaatgactgaaacaagtaaaagagtaaaagagtatatatatatacatatatacacaaatataagagggTGACCACCATATGGTCGACTCTTGCGCTAAatatagatccgctatggtattagccactatatatatatatatagactaaatgcagtgctccagcatggccgtagtcaaatgactgaaacaagtaaaagagtaaaagagtagacgaGTATGTGTATACGTGGGTCTTACCTTCGCGGAACTCGTAACCTCGTCCCAGAATGGTGAAATGAATTCAAAATGTCCACTTAGGATCTTGTCAAATAATTCTTCTTGGTTGTTGcttggaatagaaaaagaaatttcaaaattaaaagccATAATTCAGTTATGAATATCGCTTGCAAATTgtacattttcttctttataggcgcaggagtggctgtgtggtaagaagcttgcttaccaaccacatggttccgggttcagtcccactgcgtgtcaccttgggcaagtgtcttctactatagcctcgggccgaccaaagccttgtgagtgaataaagtatatatatatatgtataggcgtagagtggctgtgtggtaagtagcttgcttaccaaccacatggttccgggttcagtcccactgcgtgtcaccttgggcaagtgtcttctactatagcctcgggccgaccaaagccttgtgagtgaataaagtatatatatatgtataggcgtagagtggctgtgtggtaagtagcttgcttaccaaccacatggttccgggttcagtcccactgcgtggcaccttgggtaagtgtcttctgctatagcctcgggccgaccaaaaccttgtaagtgtataaagtagacggaaactgaaagaagcccgtcgtatatatatatatgtataggcgtagagtggctgtgtggtaagttgcttgcttaccaaccacatcgttccggttTCAgagccactgcgtggcaccttgggcaactgtcttctactatagcctcgggccgaccaaagccttgtggggggatttggtagacgcaaagtGAATAAAGAccgtcatatatacgtatatgtgtatatatatatatatatatataggcgcaggagtggtaagtagcttgcttaccaaccacatggttctgcgttcggTACTactgcgtggctgtgtggtaagtagcttgcttaccaaccacatgtttccgggttcagtcccactgcgtggcaccatgggcaagtgtcttctactaaagccacggggcgaccaaagccttgtgagtgaataaagtagacggaaactgaaagaagcccgacgtatatatacatatatatataggtggaggagtggctgtgtggtaagtagttgcttaccaaccacatggttccgggttcggtcccactgcgtggcacctagggcaagtgtcttctactatagcctcgggccgaccaaagccttgtgagtgaataaagtagatggaaactgaaagaagcccgtcgtacatatatatatatatatatgaataggcgtagtagtggctgtgtggtaagtagcttgcttaccaaccacatggttctgtgttcggtcccactgcgtggcaccttcggcatgtgtcttctactatagcctcgggccgaccaaagccttgtgagtggatttggtagacggaaactgaaagaagcccattgtatatatgtatatatatatatatatatataacggccatgttcggaaggttttcttacgtgccaccgccactggtatcacagctacaatttccactgatatgtatgtatgtatgtatgtatgtatgcatgtatgtatgtatgtatgtatgtatgtatgtatgtatgtatgtttgtatgtatgtatgtatgtatgtatgtatatatgtatgtatgtatgtatgtatgtatgtatgtatgcatgtatgtatgtatatatatgcatgtgtgtatgtacgtatgtatgtatgtatgtatgcatgtatgtatatgtatgtatgtatgtatgtatgtatgtatgcatgta from Octopus sinensis unplaced genomic scaffold, ASM634580v1 Contig05179, whole genome shotgun sequence encodes the following:
- the LOC115227603 gene encoding serine/threonine-protein kinase DCLK1-like, with amino-acid sequence MLQVDPEMRFSAAEVLDHPWVANDTAKDNKLHVAKELNQYFTRTKKPKDGLAVIASTALDKGSKYFRGRGAFTVHPKQDEVF